Genomic DNA from Cloeon dipterum chromosome 3, ieCloDipt1.1, whole genome shotgun sequence:
gCCACTCAGTCCGATGAGGAAATGACCCACGTCcggcattttaaaataaatttgtggcTTCGgggaagaaaaattgtatctCTTTTCGAGCTGATTCCTCCGAGTCGGAGCCGTGGACGGCGTTGCGAGTGTCTGTCAAGCCGTACTCGCCGCGCAGGCTCTCAGGGTCGGAGAAAATGGTTCGGAAGACCTTGGTCGGGCCCAGCAGCTGCCGCCACTCTTTTATTGCATCCTCTTTGGCCAGAATTTTCACTTCAACTGGCCCACTGAAATATATTCCTCATTACATTCAAGAATTTCTATATTTCAAAGAATTATTTACCTAGCCATAAAATTTACGAGCCGCTGGTAGAAAAATCTGTCCTTGTGCTCGATGTAGAAACTGGCAGCCTGATTTTCAGAGAGTGAGATCGTTTTAGAAGCGACGACAGTGAATCCGTGGTCAAGGATGGCTTTATTTACACCCTGGAAAATCACAgaaaattcttgaataaataaaaagctgaaTAGAACCGTATTTTTCTACGCAAATTCATATTATGATAAATGAAAGTAAGAAATTCATAAAAAGACTTTTTAATATCGTGAATTCTGTACCTGAAGGGCGTGTGGTGCCTTAACAACGTGAGGTTTAATTATGGCCAGGGTCAATTGCAGCCCTTTCGGCACCACATACATTATCACCTCTCGTGCATTTCATTCATATTACCACAAAATAATGTAGGGCAACCAAAGGTCTGGAGAACAGCGGCTCCAGTGGCACAGCTGATGGCtttcaatcaaaacaaaacCATGACCGCATGGATTGAGGCGACGCTAACGCTTCCTGGCGCTATCTCACTGTACCAACAAGAAAAGAGTTAATGTCAAGTTTGGCGGCAAATTATATTCGGGAAATTCGCAGGAAAATGGTtaacgttaatttttaaagctgttACAAATTTCAGATGTTTATTAACCAAATTAAGTTGAGGTTTGAGACTTTTA
This window encodes:
- the nmdyn-D6 gene encoding nucleoside diphosphate kinase 6; its protein translation is MYVVPKGLQLTLAIIKPHVVKAPHALQGVNKAILDHGFTVVASKTISLSENQAASFYIEHKDRFFYQRLVNFMASGPVEVKILAKEDAIKEWRQLLGPTKVFRTIFSDPESLRGEYGLTDTRNAVHGSDSEESARKEIQFFFPEATNLF